One Helicoverpa zea isolate HzStark_Cry1AcR chromosome 30, ilHelZeax1.1, whole genome shotgun sequence genomic window, aaccgcgggaaaacggctacttATTactatagaccaaatggcagaccaatcgaatgtggacttatattagtagcagaatgcccgctaaggttaaaactgctattgcaattcaatttctattcaattttgacattattaacttggcAGAATCAGGCCCCTGtttgttaagtaaaaaaaaccagccaagtgcgagtcggactcgagcacgaagggttccgtaccattatttataaaacggaccaaaaaatcacgtttgttgtatgggagccccccaaaatatttattttattctagttttcagtatttgtttttatagcggcaacagaaatacatcatctgtgaaaatttcagctttctgactatcacggttcatgagatacagcctggtgacagacggacggacggacggacgtacagaggagcgaaaacaatagggtcccgttttaccctttggctacggaaccctaaaaacgctAACTTACCATCTTCTGGTCGTTCAGGCCCCATCCTTGTCCCATTGCCTTTTGTGTCAATTGGCCTCGCAATCATTATGTTAGAACTTCTAATATCATCCATAGCTGTATCTTCTATAACGTTAAGTAGCTTGTCTATCTCCACGCTCAGATAATGTATCATTTCCAAGGCTATTATGTAGTGAAGCGACTTGTAATGTTTTACCCCGGGCGGCATGAGTGCTGATCTGTTATTAGTCTTGTCATAAATGTCGCGATAAATTTCCACCATGAAACGGTATTTTTCGCGGACTCTTCCTGTAAAGGTAGGTATACttattaatggcgtccacggccgcggcggctgttctcatttaaagagatcagccagctgcgcaggacatattatagtgcacaagcatttgcgcaggcacaggtgcactccctattccttcactctcataacctgaagggacggcaatccgatacgaccggaaagagatcaggggcaggaccgacatttacgtgctctccgatgcacgggtgaatcaatcaccaacttccacgggctgctttgtgaaagtttaagaatacccacaaagcgatttcggcccgacgcgggaatcgaacctgagacctcgagcccagcagccgcgcttgcgaccactagatcaacgaggcagGTATACTTAttttagtcgtggtggcctagtgggttaaaaaccaacctctcaagtaatattttattgtggTTTCGATTCCACTTCAGGCAATACCAATGCTTTTCtaggtttgtatgtactttgtaaGTATACATATCTTGTACAGCAATGACTGTTTCGGagtccggctgtcatttaacatccttggcagtcgttacgggtagtcagaagccattaagtctgacaccagtcttaccaaggggtattagattgcctgggtaactgggttgaggaggtcagataggcagtcgctccttgtggcacactggtactcagctgcatccggttagactggaagccgacccaaacataggtagttggaaaaaggctcagcagatgatgatgatccagatatacttctatactaatataatacaaagtaaacattttctgtaactccgaaactactgaacagatttgaaaaattctttcactgttacaaagctgcactcttcccgagtaacataggctatattttatcccggtacgggcagtagttcccacgggacgcggctgaaaccgcgggaaagcggATGTTGGTGATAAAAATAGGAAAATTTCAAATACCCATGATCATCCCGACGTGATaagcaatatatttttcatgttccTGTCTTATAGCAAAAACTTGTCGCAATTTCAACATGGCGTCCTTGTACAAATCTTCGGATAACCAGACAAGCTTTTGTTTTTCATGCTTACCCATATAATCACTCCATTTATGGGAGCAAAGCACTTGTGTCACTGAAACAAaaaccctactaatattataaatgcgaaagtaactctgtctgtctgttacgctttcacgtctaagaaaccactgaactgatggtactaaaatttggtacagagatagagttgaccttgagaaagaacataggatagtttttataccggtcttttgaagaattctcttggaaacgcgatataaccgaactctacgcgggcgaagccgcgggtggaagctagtatataaataaaagcgCTGACAACGGGTGTTTTCAGGTGTTTTTCTTCtcaatcaattttttttccaATTCTATACAGTTTTAAtggcgaaaaaaaatataactacctacattaatcttgaacatatttctgagaaccctgtTATATTCAAAACACGTTCTCGAAAAGTTTCCTctatacaaaaaaattgtaaacttacctcttaaaatgatcttccaacaaaaatatatgttattaaataatatcaatgtatattgataaaataggcgacgaattggtcaacaataattccataaccggcacgcgcatctaaggcgccaaaaggggtcggagcgtctgagcggggcgaggataacaatacgcgcgctagcttataactaaaaagtcgtaagcgacaaaatggttttgtaattttattatttagaaatgataatttgataaaaattccttctacaattttaaagagtatgtatatactcaactactaaaaaagttaagaggcttaaatcggtcccgtttgcctaTAATAtatgaatctctttttaaaaagaggtatgtttgatatatttttctctgttataaaagttacctaatcatgtttctacgtctaacaaaataagctttatatcatgaactttcaggtaaccaagttgtattttgatccgttttgtatttactgagaaaaattgagatccttggcgccaaaaattccaattcgtcctcttaacttcTCCATGTATAATACAGAACTTagttcatgtttatttttgaccactcaactcattttaaagctattaatttatatcATGTTACGAACGTTACAAAAGTCCCGTCATCAGGCTTCGCTttcgtatagttatcggcacgaatcttgagctctgacctacatctgcgcagaagtgatttattagcaaagaaccaatcccgagtgacggctatgacgcgatgcactgcgggccaatcaccgctttagcccgccccgcgcctcacttcataccacaaaagggacccaatagattacttctgcgcaggtgaaggtcagagctcaagattcgtgccgataactatacgtaAGTATTAACTTACCTAtagaacataataaaattattttgattaaagagCTGTCCATATTGTATACCACTGTTATTAAccatgtatttaaaaaattaaaaacacttacataattttgtattatgTAATAACTATGAATTTTATGACCACTTATTGCAGATTTACTAACGtgagttaattaaaaataagtgtaCTCTGCAAAACAtttgtcgttaaaaaaaaaaacagattatttgaccatcacctgcctagccttgtcccaactatgttggggtcggcttccagtctcaccggatgcagctgagtacctgtttgccacaaggagcgactgcctatctgacctcctcaacccagttacccgggcaacccaatacgccttggttagactggtgccagactcactggcttctgaatacccgtaacgactgccaaggatgttaaattaCAGCCGCAATAAAAACGATTcctttttatttacagaaaacaCAAAAACATCGTTTGTATATCATGTTCTAGAATTTGTCCTCCTTTTCTTCATacagtaattatttaaaatatgtatttttgtattatctTTTGCTATCCTTATATGTTCTTATACACAGTCTATCTACTTctctttattctaactctcctactacgggtctgctggaagagatttcgttagaaataagcagtacctttgtactattttatgctatctctacttcttttatattctcACTGTGTTcaaatggataaataaataaatagaaagaaaCGTTTCACATAATATTTCTGATAGAAACCGTTTTGGTAGAAAAATTTCTGCCATTTCTACCAATCATGTCTGATTTCCCATCCATACTCCAGCGGCCAGGGTTTTCTTATCTTCTTAGTGGTAGAAGAAGTCAACTTAGCCAGAAGATACTTGGGcatatcaaattgtttttgcATTCTAGTACTTCTGTCATTGGCGTCTGGTAATAGTGATTTTATTAGTCCAGCTACAAGCTTCGGGTCTGGCGTGCCTCTACTGTCAGGAGTGTATTTGTGGTTGGTAGACACTGGGTTGActgaaaacaaaatcaaaatcaaaagtcatttattcaaagtaggctgaaaatcagcacttttcgaacgtcaatacaaaagacagcccccaaaacgcccgcccttcaccacttcctatgtgtttttgctgggaagaagaagtggtggaacaaactccccagcaacacaattctgtctgtatggtttgaagaaccgtatacaaatatttaaatatcactatacaacattgtgtacataaatttgtatataaaatcaattcaaatagttaatcatgttggctagtacacaccttacccatacctattactcaagcagttacaaaataaatctattaaaaaaagagtgaaaaataaaaaaaaaatatagagcctccattcagtgaagatagatatagtttggggtgcacccaccgacatgtcaaagagtttttatgaaaaaataaaataacaacataaacaatgaaaacggtgaactaggactaccgttcaaaccaaaatcatatacattaggtatattacgggtgtacaaatatgtagtcagcaagacgacctggtacttgtggtaccaggtcgtcttgcagcacccgttcacgagcataacgcgaggatcagccatcgcccccctcgcacatttttgagggagggaggcaacccgaccaccgacgctaccgcaagcaataccgtcaaagggagcatgacgacttgcagctacactacaagaaaacagttaatactaatagattcgcagtcgctagtagaccatttacaaaattaaggaacaactcatcgtaaaaacagaacgatgatggtaattagtcagtatacataaaataaaaaaatatcacgtataaaataatataaatcacatcAACTCATAACGATAACTTTTGAAGCTGtccagtgtttaacatgaggaccaactatttttatcgtttatgtagTCAAACAGCAGTTAGGAAGTACTCATAActtagatgatgatgatatgatgtcctcctagccgattatcggctacggcggctgttctcatgtaaggagattagccaactgcgccgggcatagtgcacaagcatttgcgcagacacaggtgcactcactattcctttattctcatagcgcgatgggacgacaatccgacaccaccagagagagatcaggcgcaggaccgacatttacgtgctctccgatgcaagGGTgataatcaccaacttccaggctccgggctgcttttgtgaaagtcttctaaaacccacaaagcgatttcggccctaTCGAGAATGGAACCCGAAagctcgtgctcagcagccgcacttgcgacggctagaccaacgaggcagttcaacataacttaggtacattggcacttgcctgacttggaattgACTCCGCCAACTCGAACTTGAGAGGCAAGTTTTTACCTTTAATCAAGACGCCAACTACGActtatcatcatctccctagcctttccaactatgttggtatcggcttccagtctaatcagatgcagctgagtaccagtgtttgatAAGGAGCGGCtggctatctgacctcatcaacccagttacgcgGGCAACTATTACGACTTATGTAGGAAGGTAACTGTTTTTCGAGAGGTGATAGGTGAATTAAGAAGCTTAGTCTAAGTAGCCACCGGTAGCT contains:
- the LOC124644370 gene encoding uncharacterized protein LOC124644370 → MDSSLIKIILLCSIVTQVLCSHKWSDYMGKHEKQKLVWLSEDLYKDAMLKLRQVFAIRQEHEKYIAYHVGMIMGRVREKYRFMVEIYRDIYDKTNNRSALMPPGVKHYKSLHYIIALEMIHYLSVEIDKLLNVIEDTAMDDIRSSNIMIARPIDTKGNGTRMGPERPEDAALRAKAKEEATKSILRQKYLMKKIGRPLNLTTSKKRFRKQWPVEDTWSLEKYNYK